A segment of the Meriones unguiculatus strain TT.TT164.6M chromosome 10, Bangor_MerUng_6.1, whole genome shotgun sequence genome:
tctcctttctttctttctttctttctttctttctttctttctttctttctttcttgtgtttgtttgttttggagacaggatttctctgtgtagccctggctgtactcgacttactttgtagaccaggctggcctcaaactcataaagatcctcctgcctctgcctctcaagtgctgggactaagtgtgtgccgccaccaccacacccagacttGGGGAAAGGGCTGAATCCCAAGACTCAGCAAAGGAAGCCTTTTCTATGACTGGTGCCATAAAAAAATGCCATTACCCAGCTGGTTATGAAGTTCTTCTTTGCAGTTCCCACGCCTGAGGAAGTTGCTCTTTAAGCAAGAACCCCGAGACAACCAGCGATTTTTGTGCAAACATGTTGGCCAGGCTGGGGATGCAGCTGAGCAGACAGAGGGCCTGTGTGGCACACACAAAGCCTGGAGTTCAGTCCTCACTGCTGGATAAATTGCATGGTGGAGCAGGCCAGTCCCCAAACCCGGGAGATGAAAGCATCAGGCTTGCCTACTGTAGCAAGTCCAGGCCCAGCTCAGCCTACATGAGAGCccgtaaaaaaacaaaactaaacagatgCCAGTAAAATGCCCATACTGATCAGGGCATGGTGCCactcacctgtgatcccagcactcggggagggaCAGGAAGgtgtatctttgtgagtttgaggccagcctggtctacaaagcaaatccaggacaggcaatgatgcacagagaaaccctgtctaaagaaagaaagaaagaaagaaagaaagaaagaaagaaagaaagaaagaaagaaagatggtgggatctagaaaagatcattctgagtgaaatatcccagaaggaaaaagacaaacatggtatatactcacttatatagacctataagatatgataaacataatgaaatctatacacctaaaaaagataatcaagagagcggacatggggtaagatgatcaatcctcatttagaaagacagatgggatgtgcattgaacgtatgacaggagtctactgagcacatctgaaagactctaactagcagtgttttcaaagcaaagactcatgaccaaacctttggcagagtacagggaatcataagaaagaaggggagttagtatgatggggaaaggataggagctccacaaggaccaaatatatctgggcacagggtcttttctgagactgacattcaaccaaggaccatgtatggatataacctagaacctctgctcagatgtagcctgtggtagctcagtaaccaattggtttcccatagtgaggggaacaaggactatttctaacaggaactcaatgactggctctttggtctccccacccccgaagggaggagcagtcctgttaggccacagaggagggctttgcagccagtcctgaagatacctgataaaacaggatcagttgaatggggaggaggtccccccctatcagtggacttggaaaggggcacggtggagatgagggagggagggtgggattgggagggaatgagggagcgggatacggctgggatacagagttaataaaatataactgataagaaaaaaataaaatttaaaaaaagaaaggaaggaaggaaggaagtaaacaagaaagaaagaggccaTACTGTCTGTAAGTTAAGGTACACCCCTGGatagagtacacacacacacacacacacacacacacttttcttcaTTGGAATGGATCATTTCCTAGGTGAACTAAAGGTAATTTCAGAAACTATGAAGACTGCATTTTGAGGGAATGATTAGAGTTCTAGAGAGTcaccagagaagagagaaaagctgcagaagagccaggcatggtggtaatTCCATCACTTGGGAGTCAAGTCAGGGGGCTCAGGAGAACAGACTTGTCCTGGCTacatacagagttccaggccGGTCCAGGCTaggagacactgtttcaaaagagACTGGAAATGCAGAAGACATTTGTAAGGACAGAACTGGCAGGGTAAGTCTGGGCTCATGCAGGTACTCAGGGGAGTGTTGtcaggagggtgggactggaataGAGAGAGGATAAGAGCAAACCATGTGAGAAGGTCAGGAAGAGGAATCCCCAGACTATGGAGGCCCTGACCGAGAGGGCTGAGACGCTAAGTGTGAAATCATCGCGCTTCCTGTTCGGGGAGGAGCGGGGCTGACCTAGAATCCCAAACCTCCCACCTCCTCTTCACGACTTCACGAAGAACTAGGTTGCTTTGGGCTTGTCTCCCTTTCCCAGCACCTGCTCGTTGGCTTCGAGGGAGAAGAGCAAGCTTTCGTAGCGGCATCCCACTGCCTCAGTCCCCCCTCTGCCTGGCTCCACAACCACCATCTCCTGTTGCTCTGTTTCCTCAGGAATATTCCAGAGCGGTGAAGAGTTGCATTTTGGCTGCAAACTGTGTCTGTTTGGTCTCTGACTCTGCCACTTCTCAGCTGTATGACTGTGGGGAAGCTGTGCAATCTTCCTGTAGCTCAATTTCCTTAGAGTAAAAATGGAGACACACTCTAGGGGACAGAGCTTCCGCTGCACACACAGGCCCAAGTTCATCCCCAGTGCAcagcaaaccccaaaacaacatcaaaacaaaatagagataggagctgtgtgtgtgtgtgtgtgtgtgtgtgtgtgtgtgtacagacagacagacccggAGTGATAGATACAGGTGAAAGAATGCTAACTTTCTTAGAGAGTTATGAATAATAATTCTCATTACTTAGTTTAGTTTTGGGAAGCGGGGGTGAAAcaggatttcatgtagcccaAACTGGTCTTGAACTGATCCTTCCGCTTCCACCTAaagagttctgggattactggAGTGTGCCACCTCACCAAGCtaaaagaattattattattattattattattgttgttaatattaataaacaattattattgttgttcttgttgtgaTTGCGCAAATATAATGCTCGAACTCAGGGACCCTGTACATGCTTGGACAACGCTCTATCACTGGGCTACATGCCAAGTCCTTAATGCGTAAATATGTAcgttttaagatttaaaaaaaaagtatgtgtgtatgtgtacagcaTAAATTTATGTCCACTATGTGcatgtaggagccagaggaggcCTGGAGGTATGTCAGGTCCCCTGGCGCTGCAGTTGAAGGCCATTGAACAGAAcctgagttctctgcaagagtactgagtgctcttcactgctgagccatctctccagctccatgcgACTTTAGTGTGTTTACAACATTATGCTATTTTTTAAGCTTTGATAACATTGACTGTTTTAAGTACATAAGTGTTCGTGCTCAGATTCGAATTCCTGACCCTGCTCTCAAGGCGCTTTGTAACTCCCTCCGCCTATCTGAGCCGTCTGTCTCATAACTCCTTGCTTGTCCTTTGCATTTCTCGGGTTCCCTCAGTAATCGTGACTCTGGGGTAACTCCTGATGGTCTGAACTTCCCGGAAAGCCCTGACCTGTTGCAAGCCTGCAGTTTGCAGCGCCATCTCTGTGTCTTTCATTCCTTCTCATGATGCTGGCTCTCACCACCCTCTTCCCACATGAATCCAAAAGCCATATACTCCAGTGATGTCACAGTCATCACACTCCCCTACACTTTCACTCCGGTGCTTGAGGAGTAAAGACATTCAGACCAGcaattcaaggtcaacctgggctacatcaaaaatagcaataataataataataacactcatGGCTCCTTCCCGTGAGTAGCCTGTAAACTCCAGGGGGCAGAGAGGACAGCTGATAGCTCCGGGCTCTCTGTCAGAGAACACACTGCCCCAGCTCCGCATCACACGTCTGTAAGGGACTCAACCCAGGCAACAGAGGACGGTATGGAGAAGTCGTAGCTTTAATGACAGATCAGTAAGGGGTGGGGATGGCAGTTTCTGTGTGGGCGCCAGGCTCCAAAAGCTGACTTCCTTTGCCTCAGAGCCAGACGATGGCCACTTCATTTCTGAACCAAAAAcctttccctatttgttttcttctctttccaccttttAAAATAGCTAATTATGTCTTCCCTTTTTTAGCTCTTGCCCTTAAGAAATCTCAACCCTCTAATATTGTGCTGGTCATTAGCACTCTCGATCTCTAGGTGTGTAGGAGTGATATCAGGTGTGTGTGGAGTGGAATAATCAGAGTATTACAAACGGGACTGGGAAATTCATGGTGAAGAGCCAATGCCAAGGTCTGGAATGCAAAACGCTGGCACAGAATCCTTATTCTAGGGTGATCTCAGCCTTGAACTGGGGCCTCATCTGACTCTGGGTAAGGGTCATTGTCTCCTGTACCCACTGTTTCCTTTGGCACATCTCCGTGTTTTCTCACACCAGCCTCCATCCTCAAATGTTCCCAAGCTGGTCGGGAGCTGCTGGCCTACTTACTGAATGCAGAGCCACAGAACAAAGAGACCAGAAAGAAGGCAGGTGGCGGGAGAGAGAGGCGGCGCCGCATCAGAGGGGAAAAGATGCAATTTCTCTAAATCCGGCAGGAAGACTCGGGCATCGTCCAGGGCTGTCTGAGCTGCCACAGTAAAGTTGGGGTCGCCGGAGACCGAAACATCAAAGACGCAGGATTGGAAGTAGGCGTCTTCGACCGGAAGCCCTTCCTTGCACAGCCTCCGGGCTGCATCGACGGCTATGGCCCCGCGGCGATTGCGCTCGGAGCGGGAGAGCCTCTGGCTGGGGGGGCATCCGCCCACGCACAGCTGCAGGTCCTGCTCGGCGGAGAAGGCCCGCGCCACGTCCTCCGCCACCCTGATGGAGAAGGAGAGCTGTCCAGCCGTCTGTCGGATGACGATGGTTGTTCCGATGTAGGCAGCTCGGATCTCCACGTGGCTCCCCGGGTGAGCCGTTCGGACGGACAAACTCGAGCCGCCAGGCCGGTCGCCTCCGTTGACGGAGCCGTCTTCAAAGGCTGCGGGAAGGTTGTCCACCTCGGCCCGGTAGACTTTCTGGTCGATGCATTCCTGCATGTTTTTAAATATGATGGTGATCTGTGAGGACAAGAGGGGAAATAGCTCGTCAGGGCTCAGGGCGCAGCCGAGCAAGCTGAGTACGCCGTCAGAGATCTGATCCCGGCAGAGATGGAAGCTTCCTCCTGGTCCTCGGTCGCCACCCCCAGCCTCCTCCTCAGCGTTACCTGCGCTTGCGTGAAATTCCCATTAAGAGAATCCACGTTTACAGCAGCAAACGTTTGGTGGGAGGAAGCCGCTCGGGGTGGAGAGGACATTTGGGAAAGACAAAGAGGCGGGAGCTGGGTGGGAACAGGGAGAGAGGACTTCAGAAGCTGAGAGGAAAACCGAACCCCTGACCTTCCGGGTGGTGGTGGCGTTGGCTCCGGATGCCACGGGGGAGCTGGTGGCCTGGACGAAGAGGAAGTCGTTATCCAGCAGAGGCCAAGCTCCCTGGACGCGGCACGTGTGGAAATGGTGATGGAAGCTGCGCACGTGGGGGTCCCCGAAGGAGGCGCAGTGCAGGAAGCCGGGGGCCCGGCCGTGCAGCCGGGAGAACCGAGCCTCGTAGTCGCAGGGGTCGGGGCTGAGGGGCGCCGCGCCGGCGCCGGGGAGGGCGGGGCCCCGGGCCGGGGGCGGCGCCGTGGGGCCCTGGCGGGAGCAGTTGTGCTGGATCATCAGGTCCTCGATGCCGTGCACGGCCGAGTGGAAGGCGAGGTCCCCGCGGCAGGTGCGGGCCGTGCGCCGCGTGCACAGCGCGTAGGAGCGCAGGGCGCGGCACAGGGCCCCCGGCGCCGGCCCGCCGCGGCCGCCCCCACGCGGGGTGCCCGGGGAGCCCCCTCCGCGAAGACTCAGCGTGGACGAGACGTACTCCGCGTTACAGCGCAGGATCTTGCACTGGGAGTGAGCTGGGGACGGCAGGGAGACGGTGACCCCACGCAGGGTCCATCCAAGTCCTCACCTAACGGCCCAATGCCAGCCCACCGTCCCTACCGCTCCGCGTGGGCGCCCTCCTCCAGCGCCCTCCTCctcgcctccctccctccccgtcTCCCTAGGGTCCAAGGACGCCACAGGACAGGCCTCTTTCAAGCTGGCAGGTGGCTGGGGCTCGGCTCCCAGCCCTCCGCGCTCACGCGTGCTCACGTGCCCACCCCTGCCAAGCAGCCTAACCTCCAGACATCGCCAACCCTTCCCTGGCCCTTCCTTACCCTGTCCACAGAGGAGCAGCAGGAGAGTGAGGGTGATTAGAGGTGGAGGGCTGCCGTGGGGGGACCCGGGGCCAGGGGGCTGGCCTCGATCCCCCATACCTATCCAGCCAGGTCCCCCCCCGGGCGCCGGCTCTTCCCAGCTGATGAAGCTCCTACCTAATGAGTTTCCACAGGTAGCTCTGTGACTGGAAGAAGAaatttggctggaagtgggtaaAGAGAAGAAGGGTTAAAGGCGGGTCAAGACGGTGGACAGAGACTCTGGAGAGACCAAGGCAAGGACCGGACAGAGTGGAGTTTGGGGAGGAGGCTTCCAGATGGCGAGGAGTGTGGCGCAGCTTCTGTGCCCTGCTCCTGTGGTCACCTTCAGGCCCCTTGTGCAATACCCgtaggtgggggtggagggaggctgAGTGACCTCAGGCGGGCAGAGTCCGCTGTACTGCCCCATCCTGACTACCAAACGGCAGATGTATCCAAAATGAAGGCATCCCTGAGGAAAGCGAGGTGCTGATCACCTTGGGATGGGTCCCTCCAGACCAGGAGGGACCCCACCTGccatttctttgtcttcctcatgTTAGAAGGGCACAAAGGGTAAACAGACAAAAGCCACCTTTTCTAGAATGCCACCTTTCCAgtgacacagaagccagagggctGACACCATGATCCCGCTCTCACAGGTTAGGGTACAAATCGAGCATTcaaattaatatttgtttttgcCTGGTCAATAGTTTGTATGTCTTTCCAGGCCTGGCTGAAGAGCAACTCTGTGTTCCCTCTTGCAGGTCCAGACTCTCCCGGCCTTTTGAGGGGAACAGATACTGGGGAggtctgtctccctttctcttgcCAAAACCCCCTCCTTAGAGCAAGTATATGAGTTGGGAAAGAGTCGGGCGGGAGGTCTGAGGGGTCTTGGGGTAGGAGCTGGGCCTGTAATGAAATGGGGGGGTGAGTGTTTCCCACACTCCAGGCCCTGGGGTTCAGCCCTCAGCTCTATCACCAACCCCACCCCAAAAAGCCTTGGTGTCGTAAGGTCAATAGGAAAACAAGAGGGCCAGACCGAGGCAGCATTAAATTTCAAGTGGACACGGTTTGGAAACCAAACAATGAGGCAGGAGGAAAGGTGAAGATTGGGGTGCCTTGGTAAGGGGAGATCTTAGTTTTCAGAACAGATGTCTGTGATTGTATGAATTCCTGGCCTCGACCCAAAAACTTATCAAAGTACCTGCAGTTTCATCTAGACTCAGTGCTTCCGGAGGTCAAGCATTCTCCAGCCACGGCTGCCTGTGCTGTTGCTCTCCTCCGGCCGGGGGGTCCCCcatctctttctccatgtctctcCCCGTTCCCCAGACTGG
Coding sequences within it:
- the Hjv gene encoding hemojuvelin, translated to MGDRGQPPGPGSPHGSPPPLITLTLLLLLCGQAHSQCKILRCNAEYVSSTLSLRGGGSPGTPRGGGRGGPAPGALCRALRSYALCTRRTARTCRGDLAFHSAVHGIEDLMIQHNCSRQGPTAPPPARGPALPGAGAAPLSPDPCDYEARFSRLHGRAPGFLHCASFGDPHVRSFHHHFHTCRVQGAWPLLDNDFLFVQATSSPVASGANATTTRKITIIFKNMQECIDQKVYRAEVDNLPAAFEDGSVNGGDRPGGSSLSVRTAHPGSHVEIRAAYIGTTIVIRQTAGQLSFSIRVAEDVARAFSAEQDLQLCVGGCPPSQRLSRSERNRRGAIAVDAARRLCKEGLPVEDAYFQSCVFDVSVSGDPNFTVAAQTALDDARVFLPDLEKLHLFPSDAAPPLSPATCLLSGLFVLWLCIQ